The Streptomyces luteogriseus genome includes a window with the following:
- a CDS encoding GntR family transcriptional regulator, producing MTAPVIHSLREQIREHILEGIISGRWQPGERIVERRIATELEVSQTPVREALRELESLRLIESAPNKGVRVRNLTAADLEESYPVRAGLEAIAAELAAQGLAEDCSALEPHVSALYEADRSSDGTGQVRHTVAFHRELVRAAGNSVLLHTWEGLGIEVFTALSIRWLGTRQQSYAEEHEELVAAFKRRDPRIAELVKAHVLGCAPRA from the coding sequence ATGACCGCGCCCGTCATCCACTCGCTCCGCGAGCAGATCCGCGAGCACATCCTCGAGGGGATCATCAGCGGACGCTGGCAGCCGGGCGAGCGGATCGTCGAGCGCCGGATCGCCACCGAGCTGGAGGTCAGCCAGACCCCGGTCCGCGAGGCCCTGCGCGAGCTGGAGTCCCTGCGCCTGATCGAGTCGGCTCCGAACAAGGGCGTGCGCGTCCGCAACCTCACGGCCGCCGACCTGGAGGAGAGCTACCCGGTGCGGGCCGGCTTGGAGGCCATCGCCGCGGAGCTGGCCGCCCAGGGCCTCGCGGAGGACTGCTCGGCCCTGGAGCCGCACGTCAGCGCCCTGTACGAGGCCGACCGCAGCTCCGACGGCACGGGGCAGGTCCGCCACACCGTCGCCTTCCACCGCGAACTGGTCCGCGCCGCGGGCAACTCCGTGCTGCTGCACACCTGGGAAGGCCTCGGCATCGAGGTGTTCACGGCCCTGTCGATCCGCTGGCTGGGCACCAGGCAGCAGTCGTACGCCGAGGAGCACGAGGAGCTCGTCGCCGCGTTCAAGCGCCGTGACCCGCGGATCGCCGAACTCGTGAAGGCCCACGTCCTGGGCTGCGCGCCCCGGGCGTGA
- the sucB gene encoding 2-oxoglutarate dehydrogenase, E2 component, dihydrolipoamide succinyltransferase — protein MAVSVTLPALGESVTEGTVTRWLKAEGERVEADEPLLEVSTDKVDTEIPSPAAGVLASIKVAEDETVEVGAELALIDDGSGAPAAAPAPAAEQAPEPAPEPAAAAPSTEQAAPAPAPTADAAAGGGSAEGTDVVLPALGESVTEGTVTRWLKSVGDSVEADEPLLEVSTDKVDTEIPAPTSGTLLEIVVGEDETAEVGAKLAVIGEAGAAPAAAPAQEAPAAPAQPEPTPAPAPAQPAPAPQAPSAPAPQQQTTPAPEPAPSAPAPAPAPAQAPAAPAAAKPADDGAYVTPLVRKLAAEQGVDLSTVKGTGVGGRIRKQDVVAAGEAAKSAAATPAPAAAAPSAAKKAPVLEASPLRGQTVKMPRIRKVIGDNMVKALHEQAQLSSVVEVDVTRLMKLRGRAKDAFAAREGVKLSPMPFFVKAAAQALKAHAPINARINEAEGTITYFDTENVGIAVDSEKGLMTPVIKNAGDLNLAGIAKATADLAGKVRANKITPDELSGATFTISNTGSRGALFDTIIVPPGQVAILGIGATVKRPAVIETEEGTVIGVRDMTYLTLSYDHRLVDGADAARYLTAVKAILEAGEFEVELGL, from the coding sequence ATGGCGGTTTCCGTAACCCTTCCGGCGCTCGGCGAGAGCGTCACCGAGGGCACTGTCACCCGCTGGCTGAAGGCCGAGGGCGAGCGCGTCGAGGCCGACGAGCCGCTGCTCGAGGTGTCGACCGACAAGGTCGACACCGAGATTCCTTCGCCCGCCGCCGGTGTCCTGGCCTCCATCAAGGTCGCCGAGGACGAGACGGTCGAGGTCGGCGCCGAGCTGGCCCTGATCGACGACGGCAGCGGCGCGCCCGCCGCCGCCCCGGCCCCCGCCGCGGAGCAGGCCCCTGAGCCGGCCCCCGAGCCGGCCGCGGCCGCCCCGTCCACCGAGCAGGCCGCCCCGGCGCCCGCTCCCACCGCCGACGCCGCCGCCGGCGGCGGCTCCGCCGAGGGCACGGACGTCGTCCTGCCCGCGCTCGGCGAGTCCGTCACCGAGGGCACCGTCACCCGCTGGCTGAAGTCGGTCGGTGACAGCGTCGAGGCCGACGAGCCGCTGCTCGAGGTCTCCACCGACAAGGTCGACACCGAGATCCCGGCGCCCACCTCGGGCACCCTGCTGGAGATCGTGGTCGGCGAGGACGAGACCGCCGAGGTCGGCGCCAAGCTCGCCGTCATCGGCGAGGCGGGTGCGGCTCCGGCCGCCGCCCCGGCGCAGGAGGCCCCGGCCGCCCCGGCCCAGCCCGAGCCCACCCCGGCTCCGGCTCCGGCGCAGCCCGCCCCGGCTCCGCAGGCCCCGTCGGCTCCGGCCCCGCAGCAGCAGACCACCCCGGCTCCCGAGCCGGCTCCGTCCGCTCCCGCGCCGGCCCCGGCTCCGGCCCAGGCCCCGGCAGCTCCGGCCGCCGCCAAGCCGGCCGACGACGGCGCCTACGTCACCCCGCTGGTGCGCAAGCTCGCCGCCGAGCAGGGCGTCGACCTGTCCACCGTCAAGGGCACCGGCGTCGGCGGCCGTATCCGCAAGCAGGACGTCGTCGCCGCCGGCGAGGCCGCGAAGAGCGCCGCCGCCACCCCGGCCCCCGCCGCTGCCGCCCCGTCGGCCGCCAAGAAGGCCCCGGTGCTGGAGGCGTCCCCGCTGCGCGGCCAGACCGTCAAGATGCCGCGGATCCGCAAGGTCATCGGCGACAACATGGTCAAGGCCCTGCACGAGCAGGCCCAGCTGTCCTCGGTCGTCGAGGTCGACGTCACCCGCCTGATGAAGCTGCGCGGCCGTGCCAAGGACGCGTTCGCGGCCCGTGAGGGCGTCAAGCTCTCCCCGATGCCGTTCTTCGTCAAGGCCGCGGCCCAGGCGCTGAAGGCGCACGCGCCGATCAACGCCAGGATCAACGAGGCCGAGGGGACCATCACCTACTTCGACACCGAGAACGTCGGTATCGCGGTGGACTCCGAGAAGGGCCTGATGACCCCGGTCATCAAGAACGCCGGTGACCTCAACCTCGCCGGTATCGCCAAGGCCACGGCCGACCTGGCGGGCAAGGTCCGCGCCAACAAGATCACCCCGGACGAGTTGTCCGGTGCGACCTTCACCATCTCCAACACCGGGTCGCGCGGCGCGCTCTTCGACACGATCATCGTGCCGCCGGGCCAGGTCGCGATCCTCGGCATCGGCGCGACGGTCAAGCGCCCCGCCGTCATCGAGACGGAGGAGGGCACGGTCATCGGCGTCCGCGACATGACGTACCTGACCCTGTCCTACGACCACCGCCTGGTGGACGGCGCCGACGCGGCCCGTTACCTGACGGCGGTCAAGGCCATCCTGGAAGCGGGCGAGTTCGAGGTCGAGCTCGGGCTCTGA
- the lpdA gene encoding dihydrolipoyl dehydrogenase — protein MANDASTVFDLVILGGGSGGYAAALRGAQLGLDVALIEKDKVGGTCLHRGCIPTKALLHAGEIADQARESEQFGVKASFEGIDIAGVHKYKDGVIAGLYKGLQGLVASRKVTYIEGEGRLSSPTSVDVNGRRVEGRHILLATGSVPKSLPGLDIDGNRIISSDHALVLDRVPKSAIILGGGVIGVEFASAWKSFGTEVTIVEGLKHLVPVEDENSSKLLERSFRKRGIKFNLGTFFQKAEYTQDGVKVTLADGKEFEAEILLVAIGRGPVSQGLGYEEQGVAMDRGYVLVDEYMRTNVPTISAVGDLVPTLQLAHVGFAEGILVAERLAGLKTVPIDYDGVPRVTYCHPEVASVGITEAKAKEIYGADKVVALKYNLAGNGRSKILGTAGEIKLVQVKDGAVVGVHMVGDRMGEQVGEAQLIYNWEALPAEVAQLIHAHPTQSEALGEAHLALAGKPLHAHD, from the coding sequence GTGGCGAACGACGCCAGCACCGTTTTCGACCTAGTGATCCTCGGCGGTGGCAGCGGTGGTTACGCCGCGGCCCTGCGCGGGGCGCAGCTGGGCCTGGACGTCGCCCTGATCGAGAAGGACAAGGTCGGCGGCACCTGCCTGCACCGGGGATGCATCCCCACCAAGGCCCTGCTGCACGCGGGCGAGATCGCCGACCAGGCCCGCGAGAGCGAGCAGTTCGGTGTGAAGGCCTCCTTCGAGGGCATCGACATCGCCGGGGTCCACAAGTACAAGGACGGCGTGATCGCCGGCCTGTACAAGGGCCTGCAGGGGCTCGTCGCCTCCCGGAAGGTGACGTACATCGAGGGTGAGGGCCGGCTGTCCTCCCCCACGTCCGTCGACGTGAACGGCCGCCGCGTCGAGGGCCGCCACATCCTGCTCGCGACCGGCTCCGTGCCGAAGTCGCTGCCCGGCCTGGACATCGACGGCAACCGGATCATCTCCTCCGACCACGCCCTCGTCCTGGACCGCGTGCCCAAGTCCGCGATCATCCTGGGCGGCGGTGTCATCGGCGTCGAGTTCGCCTCCGCGTGGAAGTCCTTCGGCACCGAGGTCACGATCGTCGAGGGCCTGAAGCACCTCGTCCCGGTCGAGGACGAGAACTCCTCCAAGCTGCTGGAGCGCTCGTTCCGCAAGCGCGGCATCAAGTTCAACCTGGGCACCTTCTTCCAGAAGGCCGAGTACACCCAGGACGGCGTCAAGGTCACCCTCGCCGACGGCAAGGAGTTCGAGGCCGAGATCCTGCTGGTCGCCATCGGCCGCGGCCCGGTCTCCCAGGGCCTCGGCTACGAGGAGCAGGGCGTCGCCATGGACCGCGGCTACGTCCTGGTCGACGAGTACATGCGCACGAACGTGCCGACCATCTCCGCCGTCGGTGACCTCGTCCCGACCCTCCAGCTCGCGCACGTCGGCTTCGCCGAGGGCATCCTGGTGGCGGAGCGCCTGGCCGGTCTCAAGACCGTTCCGATCGACTACGACGGTGTCCCGCGGGTGACGTACTGCCACCCGGAGGTCGCCTCCGTGGGCATCACCGAGGCCAAGGCCAAGGAGATCTACGGCGCGGACAAGGTCGTCGCTCTGAAGTACAACCTCGCGGGCAACGGCAGGAGCAAGATCCTGGGCACCGCGGGTGAGATCAAGCTCGTCCAGGTCAAGGACGGTGCCGTCGTCGGCGTCCACATGGTCGGCGACCGCATGGGCGAGCAGGTCGGCGAAGCCCAGCTGATCTACAACTGGGAGGCGCTGCCCGCCGAGGTCGCGCAGCTCATCCACGCCCACCCGACCCAGAGCGAGGCGCTCGGCGAGGCCCACCTGGCCCTGGCCGGCAAGCCCCTCCACGCGCACGACTGA
- a CDS encoding leucyl aminopeptidase, whose translation MTALTLSTSAAPGLRADAIVIGVAKGAKGPVVAPGAEAVDKAYDGRLAGVLETLGASGGEGEVTKLPAPSGFKTPLVLAVGLGAVPEKDAEYGTEALRRAAGVAARALAGSKKAAFALPLADAADAGAIGEGALLGAYSFDAYKDNGKDPKAKNGKAPLAEVVLLGGKPRDKAYKAAVERAVAVSEELNRSRDLVNTPPNDLNPESFAAIAQAAAKEHGIKIQVLDDKALTKGGYGGILGVGSGSAATPRLVKLSYTSSKAKKHLAFVGKGITYDSGGISLKPAGHNETMKCDMAGAASVFAAVVAAARLGLEVNVTGWLALAENMPSGSATRPGDVLRMYSGKTVEVLNTDAEGRLVLADALWAASQEKPDAIVDVATLTGAMVLALGNRTFGIMGNDDAFRAALCEAAEEVGEPAWPMPLPEHLRKGMDSATADIANMGERSGGGLVAGLFLREFVGEGITWAHLDIAGPAFNEGGPFGYTPKGGTGTAVRTLVRLAELTASGDLG comes from the coding sequence GTGCCAAGGGACCGGTCGTCGCACCGGGCGCCGAGGCCGTGGACAAGGCGTACGACGGCAGGCTCGCCGGCGTTCTGGAGACTCTCGGCGCCTCCGGCGGCGAGGGCGAGGTGACGAAGCTGCCGGCGCCGTCCGGCTTCAAGACACCGCTCGTCCTTGCGGTCGGACTGGGCGCGGTTCCCGAGAAGGACGCCGAGTACGGCACCGAGGCCCTGCGCAGGGCCGCCGGCGTCGCCGCCCGCGCCCTGGCCGGGTCGAAGAAGGCCGCCTTCGCGCTGCCGCTGGCCGACGCCGCCGACGCCGGTGCGATCGGGGAGGGCGCGCTGCTCGGCGCGTACTCCTTCGACGCCTACAAGGACAACGGCAAGGACCCCAAGGCGAAGAACGGCAAGGCTCCCCTCGCCGAGGTCGTCCTGCTCGGCGGCAAGCCCCGCGACAAGGCGTACAAGGCCGCGGTCGAGCGTGCCGTCGCCGTGTCGGAGGAGCTCAACCGCTCCCGCGACCTGGTCAACACCCCGCCGAACGACCTGAACCCCGAGTCGTTCGCCGCGATCGCCCAGGCCGCGGCCAAGGAACACGGCATCAAGATCCAGGTGCTCGACGACAAGGCCCTGACCAAGGGCGGCTACGGCGGCATCCTCGGCGTCGGCTCCGGTTCCGCGGCGACCCCGCGCCTGGTCAAGCTGTCGTACACCTCCTCCAAGGCGAAGAAGCACCTCGCCTTCGTCGGCAAGGGCATCACCTACGACTCGGGCGGCATCTCGCTGAAGCCGGCCGGTCACAACGAGACGATGAAGTGCGACATGGCCGGTGCGGCCTCGGTGTTCGCCGCGGTCGTCGCCGCCGCGCGTCTCGGCCTGGAGGTCAACGTCACCGGCTGGCTCGCGCTGGCCGAGAACATGCCCTCCGGGTCCGCGACCCGTCCGGGTGACGTGCTGCGGATGTACAGCGGCAAGACGGTGGAGGTGCTCAACACCGACGCCGAGGGCCGGCTGGTGCTGGCCGACGCGCTGTGGGCGGCGTCGCAGGAGAAGCCCGACGCGATCGTGGACGTGGCGACGCTGACCGGGGCGATGGTGCTGGCGCTGGGCAACCGGACGTTCGGGATCATGGGCAACGACGACGCGTTCCGCGCCGCGCTGTGCGAGGCCGCCGAGGAGGTCGGGGAGCCGGCGTGGCCGATGCCGCTGCCGGAGCACCTGCGCAAGGGGATGGACTCGGCCACGGCCGACATCGCGAACATGGGTGAGCGGAGCGGCGGCGGGCTGGTCGCCGGTCTGTTCCTGCGCGAGTTCGTGGGCGAGGGCATCACCTGGGCGCACCTGGACATCGCCGGGCCGGCCTTCAACGAGGGCGGGCCGTTCGGGTACACGCCGAAGGGCGGCACGGGGACGGCCGTGCGGACGCTGGTGCGGCTCGCTGAGCTGACGGCTTCGGGCGACCTTGGCTGA